CAGTTGCGGATCAGCTCCAGAAACAGCCCCTCCCGGGCGTTGAGCATGTCGAAGCCGAAACGGATGGCGCCGCCCACCAGATCATGCAGGTTGGCGGATTCCGGCAGCGGCAGGCGTTTGAGCGCCCGCGCCACATCGTGGGCCAGTTTCTCGCCGAGGGCCTCGAACAGGGCGTCCTTGTCGCTGAAGTACTGATACAGGGAACCGACGCTGACACCGGCGCATTCGGCGATGCGCGGAGTGGTGGTGCCGTCCACGCCGTGTTTGACGATGCACTGGGCGGTGGCGTCGATCAGGGCGTCCACCATTTGCCGGGAGCGCCGTTGTCTGGGTTGTTTGCGCATGACGCTCCTCCAAGGCCAGGGTAAGTCCAAATGCGAATTGAATGCGAATACATATTCGCATTATGGTTCTGAGTAACACAAGAGGCCATCGCCCGCAGGAGATCCACCATGGACGCGTCCGTTACCCCTCGCTCGGCTCCGACCCGGGCCCGCCCGTTTGCAAAGACCCAGGGGCGCACGCCGCTGTGGCTGCGATTATGGCTGGGGCGTGATATGGCGCCGAGCCGGGAGGAGTTCCAGGCCGCTCTGGACGGCCTGTGGGTAGGTGACCCGGCCATGGATGAGCTGGTGGCGTGGATGGAGGAGTATGGCCGAGGTCGCGGCCACAGGTTGTTCCAGCAGGCACTGAAGCAGGGCGTGGACAGCCTGACGGATGCCCCCGAGCCGCTGGTGCGCTTCTTCCGCCAGGTGGAAACCCGGCCGGACTGGGTGGATCCGGAGCTGCTGGAGCTGGGGGCCCGCTTCATTCATGGCACCGGAGAGGGCGCCACCTTCGTGCTCCGTGATCTGGCACTGATGGGGGGCTATCTGCTGTCCGGGTTCAATCAGTCACTGGTGCTTACCGGGGCGCTTACCGAAGGCACCGGCCGCCGGGTGGCGCGCACCGGTCACTGGTGGATCGACTGCACCGAGGTGGGTGGTCTGGAGCCGCTGGCCGCCGGCTATCGCGCCACCTTGCAGGTGCGTCTGGTGCATGCTCTGGTGCGCCGGGATCTGGATCGGCGTGAGGATTGGGATCATGAGCGCTGGGGATTGCCGCTGAGCCAGGTGGACATGGTGGCGACCTATCTGGGCTTCTCGGTTGTCATGCTCAATGGCTTGCGCCTGCTGGGGATTCCGGTGACGCCCAGAGAGTCCCGGGCGGTCATGCACCTGTGGCGCTACGCCTGCTGGTTGATGGGCGTGCAGGAGCCGTGGCTGGTGGATACCGAAAAAGAGGGCGCGTTGCGTTTGCATCACACTTT
This sequence is a window from Alloalcanivorax dieselolei B5. Protein-coding genes within it:
- a CDS encoding oxygenase MpaB family protein, producing the protein MDASVTPRSAPTRARPFAKTQGRTPLWLRLWLGRDMAPSREEFQAALDGLWVGDPAMDELVAWMEEYGRGRGHRLFQQALKQGVDSLTDAPEPLVRFFRQVETRPDWVDPELLELGARFIHGTGEGATFVLRDLALMGGYLLSGFNQSLVLTGALTEGTGRRVARTGHWWIDCTEVGGLEPLAAGYRATLQVRLVHALVRRDLDRREDWDHERWGLPLSQVDMVATYLGFSVVMLNGLRLLGIPVTPRESRAVMHLWRYACWLMGVQEPWLVDTEKEGALRLHHTLMTQSQPDWTTPELARALAREPLAHRFSRLQSVRRRLRYHMHLSTSRYFLGKEKMRQLGLPEHILPWFPLVTIAPRFTYYSSHRFLPGLRERLQQRGRAFQRAAVGTLRET
- a CDS encoding TetR/AcrR family transcriptional regulator, whose protein sequence is MRKQPRQRRSRQMVDALIDATAQCIVKHGVDGTTTPRIAECAGVSVGSLYQYFSDKDALFEALGEKLAHDVARALKRLPLPESANLHDLVGGAIRFGFDMLNAREGLFLELIRNWHRLPTARVADVLQDHFLELARLYFIKHHQKYPIEDLQVRMFIVANSTLFTMVRQVSQDEGLLRQEDVAEGLTNMIVGYLGGETGPSR